A single region of the Rhodospirillales bacterium genome encodes:
- a CDS encoding tail fiber domain-containing protein produces MRTNMFKTLLTASATLIVAISSFSMLSATPAQAACANPVGAAGDMLYNVDSSVLQYCDDTDWIGMSGAVAPSVLDDLSDVSTGGKVVNDVLTWDGTDWIAQAVVPSETDPQVGTLTATKWCTANAGGTFIDCTSDIPAGDNLGNHTATTDLDMATNDINNAGTVTADTFLHSSDARLKDSIQTVANPFDLLEAISGKHYTWKKDGSPAYGVIAQDVETVMPEAVHTDEVTGMKAVDYDQFLAPLIEAVKTQNVQIKAQQAQIEALRHKIDILKEGGPKHE; encoded by the coding sequence ATGAGAACCAATATGTTTAAAACGCTCCTGACCGCTTCGGCTACTTTGATCGTCGCGATCTCTTCCTTCTCGATGTTGTCCGCAACGCCGGCGCAAGCCGCCTGTGCAAACCCCGTCGGAGCGGCCGGGGACATGCTCTATAATGTCGACAGCTCTGTTTTGCAATATTGCGACGATACGGACTGGATTGGCATGAGCGGCGCCGTCGCCCCATCCGTTCTTGACGATCTCTCGGATGTCAGCACCGGCGGCAAGGTGGTGAACGACGTCCTGACATGGGACGGCACCGACTGGATCGCGCAGGCCGTCGTGCCCTCGGAAACCGACCCGCAGGTCGGCACCCTGACCGCCACCAAATGGTGCACCGCCAATGCCGGCGGCACGTTCATCGACTGCACAAGCGACATACCGGCCGGGGACAATCTGGGCAACCATACCGCCACAACAGACCTTGATATGGCGACAAACGATATTAACAATGCCGGCACCGTGACGGCGGATACGTTCCTGCACTCTTCCGATGCACGGCTGAAAGACAGCATTCAAACGGTTGCGAATCCGTTCGACCTGCTGGAAGCCATCAGCGGGAAACATTACACCTGGAAAAAAGACGGCAGCCCCGCTTACGGCGTGATCGCGCAGGACGTCGAAACCGTCATGCCCGAGGCTGTCCACACGGACGAGGTCACCGGCATGAAGGCCGTGGATTACGACCAGTTCCTCGCCCCGCTGATTGAGGCGGTCAAAACCCAGAACGTGCAGATTAAAGCGCAGCAGGCGCAGATTGAAGCCCTGCGCCATAAAATAGACATCCTAAAAGAAGGAGGCCCGAAACATGAATAA
- a CDS encoding Tim44 domain-containing protein has product MPADILLYALIAAGLVFWLRNILGTRHGDERQRPNPFTSVPSDEKMKKTALKDKKEGKPPMLSVVTEEDGPSLPRGVRFADADVEEALDNIARMDKGFDLVRFSSAAKEAFVIIVEAFAQGDRETLKNLLTEQVYAAFDGALKIREEKGESVLTEIHAVREVEFRSAVLEKTVATVTVAFTADETCVIRGRDGEILSGDPDRITQMIDVWRFTRDLKSKDPRWLVSETNDGEIEEEHKTPLPESS; this is encoded by the coding sequence ATTCCTGCAGACATTCTTCTTTACGCGCTTATTGCGGCAGGCCTTGTATTCTGGCTGCGTAATATTTTGGGAACACGTCATGGCGATGAGCGCCAGCGGCCCAATCCGTTTACATCGGTTCCTTCCGACGAGAAAATGAAAAAGACGGCTCTGAAGGATAAAAAAGAAGGAAAGCCCCCGATGCTTTCTGTTGTAACGGAAGAAGACGGCCCTTCACTCCCGCGCGGCGTTCGTTTTGCAGACGCGGATGTTGAAGAAGCGCTGGATAATATTGCCCGTATGGATAAGGGCTTTGACCTGGTCCGTTTTTCTTCTGCGGCGAAAGAGGCTTTTGTCATTATCGTCGAGGCTTTTGCGCAAGGGGACCGTGAAACGCTCAAAAATCTTTTAACCGAACAGGTTTATGCCGCTTTTGACGGGGCGTTGAAAATTCGTGAGGAAAAAGGCGAAAGCGTTTTAACGGAGATTCACGCCGTTCGGGAGGTTGAGTTCAGGTCCGCCGTTTTGGAAAAAACAGTGGCAACGGTTACGGTTGCTTTTACAGCGGATGAAACCTGTGTTATTCGGGGCAGGGATGGAGAAATTCTTTCCGGCGACCCTGACCGCATTACACAAATGATAGATGTGTGGCGTTTTACACGGGATTTGAAATCAAAGGATCCGCGCTGGCTGGTATCTGAAACAAACGACGGGGAGATCGAAGAAGAGCATAAGACGCCCCTTCCCGAAAGTTCCTGA
- the secB gene encoding protein-export chaperone SecB translates to MSNPDQPAGENKANKQNGSAHAPSLPVILHAQYLKDISFENPHAPATLKPGQEKPLMELDIGLEAHKIEEEGLENPHEVVITLKAEARRQDKTVFIVEAIYGCVVSIQNDVPPEKIHPMLFIEIPQIIFPFARQAIANVTQQGGYPPLMLSPVDFRGMYLAQYARHVDEEDPEKTAQA, encoded by the coding sequence ATGAGTAACCCAGACCAGCCCGCCGGGGAAAATAAGGCAAATAAACAAAACGGAAGCGCCCATGCCCCGTCCTTGCCCGTTATTCTCCATGCGCAATACTTAAAAGATATCTCCTTTGAAAATCCGCACGCGCCGGCAACGCTAAAACCCGGACAGGAAAAACCGCTGATGGAACTGGATATCGGTCTGGAAGCCCATAAAATTGAGGAAGAAGGCCTTGAAAACCCGCACGAGGTTGTTATTACCTTAAAAGCTGAAGCCCGCCGTCAGGATAAAACCGTTTTCATTGTCGAAGCGATTTACGGCTGCGTGGTGTCGATACAAAATGACGTACCGCCGGAAAAAATCCACCCCATGCTTTTTATCGAGATTCCGCAAATTATTTTTCCCTTTGCGCGTCAGGCTATCGCAAACGTGACGCAACAGGGCGGTTATCCACCTTTAATGCTTTCTCCTGTGGATTTCAGGGGTATGTATCTGGCTCAATATGCAAGACATGTGGACGAAGAAGACCCGGAAAAAACAGCGCAGGCATAA
- a CDS encoding O-antigen ligase family protein, giving the protein MNFYPERPFSFPFVFLCGLILVVFLCLVAPRTAGFTPSLLALVFTGGFWLQNRQLLKPRPEELFLMAGVAALSGLSAFWAPDFSFALERTGKTAFLVLPGLWFIAAARTLKPGDVPKNFILLLAGLYIAAGFTIALEYCWDFRLYRLLISPDENLILENKLNRSVVCLSLFYLPVLFAVTQSLKEKMKRRFAVAFITLSLLVPLFLTSSQTAQLSFLVGLVFFLGFPVRRKKVWIALAALLVCLSLSAPWIAKASLKALSSQQYTGASGALFLKASVPHRLEVWDFAATEALKSPVYGRGVEALRNLKSETPMPYIQSNHILHPHNAALQIWVEFGLVGIVLGNLLLLYILRQCWRAPEKTRPLYLGIFMASLCAAMTGYGLWQGWQLGLFFILIALTTMAGKKYTFE; this is encoded by the coding sequence ATGAATTTTTATCCGGAACGCCCGTTTTCCTTTCCTTTTGTTTTTTTATGCGGCCTGATACTGGTCGTTTTTCTTTGCCTGGTTGCCCCGCGCACTGCCGGATTTACACCTTCCCTTCTGGCTCTTGTTTTTACGGGCGGGTTTTGGCTTCAAAACAGACAACTTTTAAAGCCGCGCCCGGAGGAACTCTTTTTAATGGCGGGAGTGGCCGCACTGTCGGGATTAAGCGCGTTCTGGGCCCCCGATTTTTCTTTTGCGCTGGAGCGCACCGGAAAAACAGCCTTCCTCGTTCTGCCGGGGCTATGGTTTATTGCCGCCGCCCGCACCCTTAAACCGGGCGATGTCCCCAAAAACTTTATCCTGCTTCTGGCGGGACTCTACATAGCCGCAGGTTTTACTATCGCGCTTGAATATTGCTGGGATTTCAGGCTTTACCGGCTTTTGATTTCGCCTGATGAAAATCTGATACTGGAAAACAAGCTCAACCGCTCTGTCGTTTGCCTGTCTCTTTTTTACCTGCCCGTTCTTTTCGCCGTAACCCAAAGTCTGAAAGAAAAAATGAAAAGAAGATTTGCTGTTGCCTTCATAACACTATCTCTTCTCGTTCCCCTTTTCCTGACGTCCAGCCAGACGGCCCAGCTTTCCTTCCTTGTCGGTCTTGTCTTTTTTCTGGGTTTTCCAGTCCGGAGAAAAAAAGTCTGGATTGCGCTGGCCGCATTGCTTGTGTGCCTGTCCCTGTCCGCGCCATGGATTGCCAAAGCCTCTTTAAAAGCCCTTTCCAGCCAGCAATATACGGGTGCGAGCGGAGCTCTGTTTTTAAAAGCCAGCGTGCCGCACCGGCTGGAGGTCTGGGACTTCGCCGCAACAGAAGCGCTCAAAAGCCCTGTTTATGGGCGCGGGGTCGAAGCCTTGCGCAACCTGAAATCCGAAACGCCGATGCCTTACATTCAAAGCAATCATATCCTGCATCCGCATAATGCAGCGCTCCAGATCTGGGTGGAATTCGGCCTGGTCGGAATTGTTCTGGGCAATCTGCTCCTCCTTTATATTCTAAGACAATGCTGGCGCGCCCCGGAAAAAACGCGCCCGCTTTATCTGGGAATTTTTATGGCTTCCCTGTGCGCGGCGATGACAGGATACGGGCTATGGCAGGGCTGGCAGTTGGGGCTGTTTTTTATTCTCATTGCCCTGACCACGATGGCGGGAAAAAAATACACCTTCGAATGA
- a CDS encoding tail fiber domain-containing protein, giving the protein MVKRFFNKQNGARSRWGESGNIFFTMFGAVALVGAVGAASMTVMKGPVRAMSEITKRTIAENNMIASGKLSLTASANAANGGDCDSDGHVEPIQFVVATPNPTGGGQLPPSIGAALQDPWQTNYGYCVWDHGTTIGDTGADCIDPVAANNRLAGENTQTGIALAIVSAGPDRIFQTVCNAYPTATPVNKNGSDDLILSYTYAEAASGSGGLWNLKSGSPEIAEIGGKDIEVVGSQGAGTASIGYDAGLGIAGVGQFMAIKTDDIYSNAAAFVQMQSPLHVKSTLYMEDIFRAENRSGIAAPTGGASGAVIDDLGDVDTTGKALNDLLTWDGTNWIALANPFTETDPQVGTLTANKWCTAEVGGAFIDCTDDGPAMDNLGNHTATMALDMATNDIDNAGTITATSYVHTSDRRLKDNIETVANPFDLLEAISGKHYTWKKDGSPAYGVIAQDVETVMPEAVHTDEATGMKAVDYDQLLSPLIEAVKTQNRQIKAQQAQIEALLRDIDALEAEE; this is encoded by the coding sequence ATGGTAAAGCGGTTTTTCAACAAACAAAACGGCGCAAGATCAAGATGGGGGGAATCCGGGAACATTTTCTTCACCATGTTTGGCGCCGTAGCTCTTGTCGGCGCGGTAGGGGCCGCTTCCATGACGGTGATGAAAGGCCCCGTGCGCGCGATGTCCGAAATTACCAAACGGACGATTGCCGAAAACAACATGATTGCCTCTGGAAAACTTTCACTCACGGCCTCGGCTAATGCGGCAAACGGCGGGGACTGCGACAGTGACGGCCATGTGGAGCCCATCCAGTTTGTCGTTGCCACCCCCAACCCGACCGGCGGCGGACAGCTGCCCCCCAGTATCGGCGCGGCGCTTCAGGACCCGTGGCAAACCAATTACGGCTACTGTGTCTGGGACCACGGAACCACGATCGGCGATACGGGCGCGGACTGTATTGACCCGGTTGCGGCCAACAACCGTCTTGCCGGGGAAAACACCCAGACGGGCATAGCACTTGCCATTGTTTCGGCAGGGCCGGACCGGATTTTCCAGACCGTATGTAACGCCTATCCGACAGCCACCCCTGTGAACAAAAACGGGTCGGACGACCTGATTTTAAGCTACACCTATGCCGAGGCGGCTTCCGGCTCCGGGGGCCTGTGGAATCTCAAGAGCGGATCGCCGGAAATCGCCGAAATCGGCGGTAAGGACATTGAAGTCGTGGGCAGCCAGGGGGCCGGCACGGCCTCCATCGGTTATGACGCCGGCCTCGGCATTGCGGGCGTCGGGCAGTTCATGGCCATAAAAACGGACGATATTTATTCCAACGCGGCGGCCTTCGTCCAGATGCAGTCCCCGCTGCATGTGAAGTCTACTTTGTACATGGAAGATATCTTCCGCGCCGAAAACCGCTCCGGCATTGCCGCGCCGACAGGCGGGGCCTCCGGCGCCGTCATTGACGATCTGGGTGACGTCGATACGACGGGCAAGGCCCTCAACGACCTTCTGACATGGGACGGCACCAACTGGATCGCTCTGGCGAACCCCTTCACGGAAACTGATCCGCAGGTCGGCACCCTGACCGCCAACAAATGGTGCACGGCGGAGGTCGGCGGCGCGTTCATCGACTGCACAGACGATGGCCCCGCCATGGACAATCTGGGCAACCACACCGCGACAATGGCCCTCGATATGGCGACAAACGACATTGACAATGCCGGCACCATTACCGCGACGTCTTACGTCCATACGTCCGACCGGCGGCTGAAAGACAATATCGAGACGGTTGCGAATCCGTTCGACCTGCTGGAAGCCATCAGCGGAAAACATTACACCTGGAAAAAGGACGGCAGTCCTGCTTACGGCGTGATCGCGCAGGACGTGGAAACCGTCATGCCCGAGGCCGTCCATACGGACGAGGCCACCGGCATGAAGGCCGTGGATTACGACCAGCTTCTCTCCCCGCTGATCGAGGCGGTCAAAACCCAAAACAGGCAGATCAAAGCGCAGCAGGCGCAGATTGAAGCCCTGCTGCGCGACATCGACGCGCTGGAGGCAGAAGAATGA
- a CDS encoding murein transglycosylase A, with protein MKFLPLLLALFLSACASVPADKKQPLDLKPSSFETLQGWAEEDFKGLAEAYGKSCARILKKDARASFGPDQRFGLYQDWQPACRVFLAMNDVSAADLKDFFETYFQPYHVLAGKDPEGLFTGYYEASLKGAPEKGGKYQYPLRARPEDLVMVDLGLFREELKGQRIAGRVVEGNLKPYESHAEIVAGKLPAAQDKKLVWVDSPVDAFFVQIQGSGVVVFEDGSRMRIGYAGQNGHPYYAIGRELVKRGALEKENVSMQSIRDWLESHPSQAGEIMTTNASYVFFRELPDDKGSDGPQGGEGVTLTGGRSLAVDHSLIPYGVPVWLDAGEEEKIRRLMVAQDTGGAIRGPVRGDVFWGYGADAERLAGNMKAKGQYWFLLPRKVKIMP; from the coding sequence ATGAAATTTTTGCCTCTTCTTCTTGCGTTGTTTTTATCTGCCTGTGCATCTGTGCCGGCGGATAAAAAGCAACCGTTGGATTTAAAACCCTCTTCCTTTGAAACGCTTCAGGGTTGGGCCGAAGAGGATTTTAAAGGGCTGGCGGAAGCCTATGGGAAGAGCTGCGCGCGCATTCTGAAAAAAGACGCCCGCGCCTCCTTTGGCCCCGATCAACGCTTCGGGCTTTATCAGGACTGGCAGCCTGCCTGCCGTGTTTTCCTTGCTATGAATGACGTGTCTGCCGCCGATTTAAAGGATTTCTTTGAAACATATTTTCAACCTTATCACGTCCTGGCCGGAAAGGATCCGGAAGGGCTTTTTACCGGATATTATGAAGCGTCTTTAAAGGGGGCACCGGAGAAAGGCGGCAAATACCAATATCCCCTTCGCGCACGGCCGGAAGATCTGGTTATGGTCGACCTCGGTTTGTTTCGGGAAGAGCTTAAGGGGCAGCGCATTGCAGGCCGCGTTGTTGAGGGTAATTTAAAACCCTATGAAAGCCACGCGGAGATTGTGGCTGGAAAACTGCCTGCTGCGCAGGATAAAAAACTGGTCTGGGTCGACAGTCCCGTGGATGCCTTTTTTGTCCAGATTCAGGGCTCCGGCGTGGTTGTGTTCGAAGACGGTTCCAGAATGCGAATCGGTTATGCCGGACAGAACGGACATCCTTATTATGCGATCGGGCGGGAGCTTGTGAAGCGCGGCGCGCTGGAGAAGGAAAATGTTTCCATGCAATCTATTCGGGACTGGCTGGAAAGCCATCCTTCACAGGCAGGCGAGATCATGACGACAAACGCATCTTACGTTTTTTTCCGGGAACTGCCGGACGATAAAGGGAGCGACGGCCCGCAGGGCGGCGAAGGCGTAACGTTAACGGGTGGCCGGTCGCTGGCTGTTGACCATTCTCTCATTCCCTATGGGGTACCGGTTTGGCTGGATGCGGGGGAAGAAGAAAAAATCCGGCGTCTGATGGTCGCGCAGGACACGGGCGGGGCCATTCGGGGGCCGGTACGCGGAGATGTTTTCTGGGGGTACGGCGCAGACGCGGAAAGACTGGCCGGAAATATGAAAGCAAAGGGACAATACTGGTTCCTGTTGCCGCGTAAAGTTAAAATTATGCCATAA
- a CDS encoding FxsA family protein — protein sequence MPFFLMFFIIPLMEVFAFIQVGEEIGVLRTLLLCVLTACIGGFLVRQQGLGILMRGRRSLLEGRMPVDALYEGFCVVAAGAMLITPGFVTDTLGFLLLVPSVRKILRIYLTRYLKVYTATNTVNEDFHRPQSRDTDVLEGEYERLDKDEDKLKNE from the coding sequence ATGCCATTTTTTCTTATGTTTTTTATCATTCCCCTGATGGAGGTTTTTGCCTTCATTCAAGTGGGCGAAGAGATCGGCGTTCTGCGCACGCTTCTTCTTTGTGTCCTCACCGCCTGCATAGGGGGTTTTCTTGTGCGCCAGCAGGGATTGGGAATTTTAATGCGTGGCCGGCGAAGCCTGCTGGAAGGCCGGATGCCTGTCGACGCCCTTTACGAAGGCTTTTGTGTTGTCGCGGCCGGCGCGATGCTTATCACGCCCGGTTTTGTAACGGATACGCTTGGTTTTTTGCTTCTTGTCCCGTCGGTGCGCAAAATTTTGCGGATTTATCTGACGCGCTACCTGAAGGTTTATACCGCAACAAACACGGTAAACGAGGACTTTCACCGCCCGCAATCCCGTGATACAGATGTTCTGGAAGGTGAATATGAACGGCTTGATAAAGATGAGGACAAGTTAAAAAATGAGTAA
- a CDS encoding entericidin A/B family lipoprotein, with translation MHKKICMIAVLLLTSGFLAGCSHTFEGAGKDIEDAGEWIQDIF, from the coding sequence ATGCACAAAAAAATATGCATGATTGCAGTTTTATTGCTCACAAGCGGTTTTTTGGCCGGATGCAGCCATACATTCGAAGGCGCGGGAAAAGATATCGAAGATGCCGGCGAATGGATTCAGGATATATTTTAG
- a CDS encoding FG-GAP repeat protein yields the protein MNKRYLKTLFLTLATLASLTLLPGGAQAAEEYVIPNGGTITINEHGVCTAITNNSGNDLMAPTKTANEWSTGGSSFLENAPLNIETLTCCTGGQQNLAYTGSPYDNYLGSFVAVDGNWAVSSSTNWTNGYPLHFFKRTGGVWSENQVLGTAISGRKPVDIDGDTVVVGRGDGTFVYYYNGTTWSQQGAALLGIPDSFGGTNVAIDGDTIVTGDNRFGDPSYFGRIYVYTRSAGVWSLQYTMTGASWNYYIGKVIALDGDTFVANYNNTIRVYTGAGATWSEQATLTPSPAPAGVFGNELAISGDTVVVGASNDNISGKSGAGSVYVFTRSGTTWSQQAKLISDDPYTNANFGYDVSISGDLLIIGEPKYYVSGVGENGRTHIFTRSGTTWTRDSIIVGAANANFGTGVDTDGLSIFSGAPGKDGFGVNDALYMDCVP from the coding sequence ATGAATAAACGCTATCTTAAAACCTTGTTTCTGACCCTGGCCACGCTGGCGTCCCTGACCCTTTTGCCGGGCGGCGCGCAGGCCGCCGAGGAATATGTTATCCCCAACGGGGGCACCATCACCATTAACGAGCACGGCGTCTGCACGGCAATTACCAATAACAGCGGCAACGACCTGATGGCGCCGACCAAAACCGCCAATGAATGGAGCACCGGCGGCTCTTCCTTCCTCGAAAACGCGCCCCTCAATATCGAAACGCTGACTTGCTGCACAGGCGGGCAGCAAAATCTGGCGTATACTGGCAGCCCGTATGACAATTATCTTGGATCCTTTGTTGCAGTAGACGGAAACTGGGCCGTGTCTAGTTCAACAAACTGGACTAACGGCTATCCTCTCCATTTTTTCAAGCGCACCGGCGGTGTATGGAGCGAAAATCAGGTGTTAGGGACAGCAATATCAGGGCGTAAACCTGTTGATATAGACGGCGATACAGTCGTCGTCGGCAGAGGAGACGGCACATTCGTCTATTATTACAACGGCACCACATGGTCGCAGCAAGGCGCCGCGCTCCTTGGAATCCCTGACTCTTTTGGAGGCACGAACGTTGCAATTGACGGCGACACAATCGTAACTGGAGACAACCGCTTCGGCGATCCGTCTTATTTCGGGCGCATCTATGTTTATACCCGTTCTGCAGGCGTATGGTCATTGCAATATACCATGACCGGCGCCAGCTGGAACTATTACATAGGAAAAGTAATTGCGCTCGACGGGGATACCTTCGTCGCCAACTACAACAACACCATCCGGGTTTATACCGGCGCAGGCGCCACATGGTCGGAGCAAGCCACATTAACCCCGTCGCCCGCCCCCGCCGGTGTTTTTGGAAATGAGCTTGCGATTTCCGGCGATACCGTTGTGGTGGGGGCAAGTAACGATAATATTAGTGGCAAGAGCGGCGCCGGCAGCGTCTATGTGTTTACCCGCTCCGGCACCACATGGTCGCAGCAGGCCAAACTGATTTCTGATGATCCGTACACCAACGCGAATTTCGGATATGATGTCAGTATTTCCGGCGATCTCTTGATTATTGGGGAGCCTAAATATTACGTATCTGGTGTCGGTGAGAACGGACGTACCCATATTTTTACCCGCTCCGGCACCACATGGACGAGAGATTCTATAATAGTGGGGGCCGCAAATGCCAATTTTGGAACGGGCGTTGACACGGACGGGCTCAGCATTTTCAGCGGTGCGCCCGGGAAAGACGGCTTCGGGGTGAATGACGCCCTCTATATGGATTGCGTGCCGTAA
- the dnaQ gene encoding DNA polymerase III subunit epsilon — MTREIVLDTETTGFDPEEGHRLVEIGCVELEGHIPTGRTYHQYINPERDVPAEAVAVHGLTQARLKTEPTFGEIVGDFLDFIGEAKLVIHNAEFDMKFLNAELKIFGFPPLPFRRAVDTLVMAREKFPGSPANLDALCRRFNIDNTNRTLHGALLDSELLAEVYMELLGGRQQALGIEETRAGSGAAQKEAGDASDAPARPVRAARSFPASAEELEAHQKMMETLSGAAAK; from the coding sequence ATGACCCGCGAAATTGTTCTGGATACGGAAACGACCGGCTTCGACCCGGAGGAAGGGCACCGTCTGGTCGAGATCGGCTGCGTCGAGCTGGAAGGGCACATCCCCACAGGGCGCACCTATCACCAGTATATCAACCCGGAGCGCGACGTGCCGGCGGAGGCGGTGGCGGTGCACGGGTTGACGCAGGCGCGGCTGAAAACGGAGCCGACCTTCGGCGAGATCGTCGGCGATTTTCTGGATTTCATCGGCGAGGCGAAACTGGTCATCCACAACGCCGAATTCGATATGAAATTTTTGAACGCGGAGCTGAAGATTTTCGGCTTCCCCCCGCTTCCCTTCCGCCGGGCGGTGGACACGCTGGTGATGGCGCGGGAGAAATTCCCCGGCTCCCCGGCCAATCTGGACGCGCTGTGCCGGCGCTTTAACATCGACAATACGAACCGCACGCTCCACGGCGCGCTGCTGGATTCGGAGCTTCTGGCGGAAGTCTATATGGAGCTTCTGGGCGGGCGGCAGCAGGCCCTCGGGATCGAGGAAACCCGCGCAGGTAGCGGGGCGGCGCAAAAAGAGGCCGGGGATGCTTCGGACGCCCCGGCGCGCCCCGTGCGGGCGGCGCGCTCCTTCCCGGCATCGGCGGAGGAACTGGAAGCGCATCAAAAGATGATGGAAACGCTTTCGGGCGCCGCGGCGAAATAA